The genomic segment TGACAAACATGAACAAGGATGAAGATTCTGTGGTTTACACCTTACATCCCAATTGCCAGGGAGGCGACCACTACCTGTCAGCTTTCGATTACTTCTATATCATCTATCAGAACCGAGGTGTTTACCGTCGGACCAAGAACATGAACAAGGATGAAGAAAGTGAAGAATTTCCTCTCCACCCCAACTGTAAGGATGGCCTTTACTATTTCGGCACCAGTGATTACTATTACTTTGTGAAGCCCCATGATGAGTGGGGGATCCAATACCTACGAAGCACTAACTTCAACAAAAATGAGAATTCTGAGATCTTCTCCTTCCATCCCAGTGTCATCAACTTCCTACCAGGGGGTTTAGCTATTACCAAGGGGCCATCTTATGGTACCTGGGTGTGTATCAAGACTATAAGCAATGATTCACAGACTCCTGTTGAGTGGAAGAAGAGGGTCACTAAGAAGACTGGATATGAAAAGGAGAAGATGTGTAGTATAGAGCATAAGTGGAACACGTCCCTTACCGTCTCAACAGAAACTGGTGGTCTGTCATCCTGCATTGCCAAGGCCACATTCGCTATGACAGCTGAATATGGTGGATCCAGCGTCAACACCGAGAGAGAAAATTGGAGTGAAGCTACTGAAATTGAGGAGACCATCACTGTTACTCTGAAAGCCAATGAGAAGATCTACATCTGGACATATGAACTTGGTTTGGGTAAAGAGCCTGTGCTGCACTGTCGTGATATGAGAATCCTAAACACTTCAAACCCCCCAACTGATAATCCATTACCCCCCGCTGCAAATTAGCTTTCAAAGAGACAATGGGGTCCGAGGAAACTTTGGCAAAGTGAGCAAATTGTCAAGGCCATGACGTAAGAAGCGTTATAACATTTAGAAAATGATTGCATTGTCCAACAAGACTATAGGTTTATTTACACCCCATATAATAGGGCTCTGGCTTAAACAGGAATTAATcccattaaagggaaaaaaaattcaaatcaacaggtgctggaaagttatacaggttaatcctcccagtacttatcagctgctgtatgctccagtggaagttgtgtatttctttccagtctgaccacagtgctctctgctgacacctctgtccatgtcaggaactgtccagaacaggagcaaatccccatagcaaacctctcctgctctggacagttcctgacactgtcaGAGagcagtcagcagagagcagagagcactgtggtcaggctgtaaagaactacacaacttcctctggagctgataagtactggatggattattTTATGATCCTAAACAAACCCTTTAAGACTTAGGACTCCTATACTGATTTCCTTTTAGATTTCTTCATCTTATAGCAGTATATTATATAGAATAGGATTCTCTTCTTTTTGGACTTAGAGCTATAGCTGCCATATACATTAATCATACATTGCTCCCATCAGATGTTATACGTCCTGCTATGATGCATGCATAGTTTATAGGTTACCAGGGTAACTGGTTTGTGGCCTAGTAAAATGGAGGCCTAGCTTTAGTTAGTGTTAATCCCCTGCACCATGGGCAGTGTATACCTGTAGCTCTCCTTCTCCAGAtgctctatagcagtggttctcaaccttcttGGCAACTGTatccccaaaggctgaaagtatgtccgcgggtaccccctcgCGTGGAACTTGCGCGTGAGATGTACTCGTGGAGGCTTGtttttacctttatactaatgcattcccccctccatcttcatccccttgtgctattattccccccccccccatcttaatccccttgtgctattattccccctccatcttaatccccttgtgctattatccccccccatcttaatccccttgtgttattattcctcctccatcttaatccccttgtgctattatccccccccatcttaatccccttgtgctattatccccccccccccccatcttaatccccttgtgctattattctcccttcctctgatccccatatcggataataatggcacaaggggattaagttggggggggggggggggggggaaatggcacaaggggaaaaAGATGGAGGTGGAATAATagcacaaagggattaagatggagggggaataatagcacaaggggattaaccccttaaggactgagccctttttcaccttaaggactcggacatttttagcaattctgaccactgtcactttaaacgttaataactctggaatgcttttagttatcattctgattccgagattgtttttttgtgacatattgtactttaacatagtggtaacattttgtggtaacttgcatcctttcttggtgaaaaatcccaaattttgatgaaaaattagaaaattttgcatttttctaactttgaagctctctgcttgtaaggaaaatggatattccaaaaaaattttttttattcacatatacaatatgtctactttatgtttgcatcataaaattgacgtgtttttacttttggaagacaccagagggcttcaaagttcagcagtaattttccaatttttcacaaaattttgaaactcgctttttttcagggaccagttcaggtttgaagtggatttgaagggtctttatattagaaataccccataaattaccccattataaaaactgcacccccaaagtattcaaaatgacattcagtcaacgttttaaccctttaggtgtttcacaggaatagcagcaaagtgaagcagaaaattcccaatcttcattttttacacttgcgtgtttttgtagacccaatttttgaatttttgcaaggggtaaaaaggagaaaatttttacttgtatttgaaacccaatttttctcgagtaagcacatacctcatatgtctatgttaattgttcgacgggcgcagtagagggctcagaagggaaggagcgacaaatggtttttggggggcatgtcacctttaggaagcccctatggtgccagaacagcaaaaaaccccacatggcataccattttggaaactagacccctcggggaacataacaaggggtaaagtaaaccttaataccccacaggtgattcacgacttttgcatatgtaaaaaaaataataataattttttccctaaaatgcttggtttcccaaaagttttacatttttaaaaagggtaatagcagaaaataccccccaaaatttgaagcccaatttctcccgattcagaaaacaccccatatggggttgaaaagtgctctgctggcgcattacaggtctcagaagagaaggagtcacatttggcgtttttgaaggaaattttgctctgggggcatgctgcatttaggaagcccctatggtgccaggacagcaaaaaaaaaaaacacatggcataccattttggaaactagaccccttggggaaaacaaggggtaaagtgaaccttaataccccacaggggtttcacaacttttgcatatgtaaaaaaaaaaataataatttacctaaaatgcttggcttcccaaaaaatttacatttttacaaagggttaaagcagaaaatacccccccaaaatttgaagcccaatttctcacgattcagaaaacacccccccatatggggttgaaaagtgctctgctggcgcactacacgtctcagaagagaaggagtcacatttggctttttgaaagcaaattttgctctggggcatgccgcatttaggaagcccctgtggtgccaggacagcaaaaaaaacaaacacatggcatactattttggaaactagacccctcagggaacataacaaggggttaagtgaaccttaataccccacaggtgtttcacgaattttgcatatgtaaaaaaaaaaatttttttttacctaaaatgcttcttttccccaacattttacatttttaaaaagggtaaagtcagaaaatacccaccaaaatttgtaacacaatttctcccaagtacagcgataccccatatgtggccctaaactgttgccttgaaaaacgacagggctccaaagtgagagcgccatgcgcatttgaggcctaaattagggacttgcataggggtggacataggggtattctacgccagtgattcccaaacagggtgcctccagctgttgtaaaactcccagcatgcctggacagtcagtggctgtctggtaatactgggagtagttgttttgcaacagctggaggctccgttttggaaaccgtggtgtaccagacgtttttcatttttattggggaggggaggggggctctgtaggggtatgtgtacatgtagtgttttttactttttattttattttgtgttagtgtagtgtttttagggtacagtcacacgggcggggatcacagtagtttctcgctggcagtttgagctgcggcagaaactttgccgcagctcaaacttgcagccggatacttactgtaaacctccgcccatgtgagtgtaccctgtacgttcacattgggggggaacatccagctgttgcaaaactacaactcccagcatgtacggtctatcagtgcatgctgggagttgtagttttgcaacagctggaggcacactggttatgaaacaccgagtttggtaacaaactcagtgttttgcaaccagtgtgccttcagctgttgcataagcaCAACccgcagcatgtacggacagcggaagggcatgctgggtcttgtagttatgcaacagctggaggcatactactttggctggggattgtagttatgcaacagctggagacacactggtttgctacttaactcagtgtgccttcagctgttgcaaaactaccactctcagcagtcaccgacagccaacgggcatgctgggagttgtagttatgcaaccagcaggtgcaccactacaactcccagcatgcactttagctgtttgtgcaagctgggagttgtatttacacaacagctgaaggtacacttttccatagaaaaaatgttcctccagctgttgcaaaactataagtcccagcatgcccataagggcatgctgggagttgtggtggtcttcctcctgctgttgcataactacagctcccagcttgccctttttgcatactgggagctgttgctaagcagcagcaggaggctgtcactcacctccaacgatccacgccgcatcaggtcagtccctcgttgtcgccgccgctcctggggccctgatcccaacattgacgctggggatcggggtccccagctcccggggtgcacgtcccacacccgctcacgtcctccggaagaggggcggagcgggttgcgggagtgacacccgcagcaggcgccctgattggtcggcccggaaaccggccgacgaatcagggcgatcgtgaggtggcaccagtgccacctcacccctgctggctgtggctgttcggggccgtcagagacggccccgaacagccagtaattccgggccaccgagtcactggagacccgattgacccggaatctgccgcagatcgctggactgaattgtccagcgatctgcggccatcgccgacatggggggtcatcatgacccccctgggcgatatgccgcgatgcctgctgaacgatttcagcaggcaacgGGCACcgactcccctccagctagcggcggggggccttgatttgacaggacgtactcaaacgtcctgagtccttaaggactcggtaaaggagccgtttgagtacgtcatgcgtccttaaggggttaagatggagggggaatgatagcacaaggggattaagatggagggggaataatagcacaagaggataaagatggaggagaaataataacacaaggggataaagatggaggaggaataataacacaaggggataaagatggaggaggaataataacacaaggggattaagatggaggaggaataataacacaaggggattaagatggagggggaataataacacaaggggattaagatggaggggaaataataacacaaggggattaagatggaggaggaataataacacaaggggattaaaatggagggggaataataacacaaggggattaagatggagggggaataatagcacaagaggataaagatggaggagaaataataacacaaggggattaagatggaggggaaataataacacaaggggattaagatggagggggaatgatagcacaaggggattaagatggaggaggaataataacacaaggggattaaaatggagggggaataataacacaaggggattaagaaggaggaggaataataacacaaggggataaagatggaggaggaataataacacaaggggataaagatggaggaggaataataacacaaggggataaagatggaggaggaataatagcacaaggggattaagatggagggggaatgatagcacaagggaataaagatggaggaggaataataacacaaggggattaaggtggaggaggaataataacacaagggaataaagatggaggaggaataataacacaaggggattaagatggaggaggaataataacacaaggggataaagatggaggaggaggaataataacacaaggggataaagatggaggagggaataataacacaaggggataaagatggaggagggaataataacacaaggggataaagatggaggagggaataataacacaaggggattaagatggaggaggaataatagcacaaggggattaagatggaggaggaataataacacaaggggataaagatggaggaggaataataacacaaggggattaagatggaggaggaataataacacaaggggataaagatggaggaggaataataacacaaggggataaagatggaggaggaataataacacaaggggataaagatggaggaggaataataacacaaggggataaagatggaggaggaataataacacaaggggattaagatggaggaggaataataacacaaggggattaagatggagggggaataatagcacaaggggattaagatggaggaggaataataacacaaggggataaagatggaggaggaggaataataacacaaggggataaagatggaggagggaataataacacaaggggataaagatggaggagggaataataacacaaggggataaagatggaggggggaataataacacaaggggattaagatggaggaggaataataacacaaggggattaagatggagggggaataatagcacaaggggattaagatggaggaggaataataacacaaggggattaagatggaggaggaataataacacaaggggattaagatggaggaggaataataacacaaggggattaaaatggaggggaataataacacaaggggattaagatgggggggaataatagcacaaggggattaagatggaggggggaatgattaaggattaagatggaggggggaatgatagcacaaggggattaaaatggaggggggaatgatagcacaaggggattaagatggagggggaataatagcacaaggggattaagatggagggggaataataacacaaggggattaagatgggggggaataatagcacaaggggattaagatggaggggggaatgattaaggattaagatggaggtgggaatgatagcacaaggggattaagatggagggggaataatagcacaaggggattaaaatggagggggaataataacacaaggggataaagatggaggaggaataataacacaaggggataaagatggaggaggaataataacacaaggggattaagattgagggggaataataacacaaggggataaagatggaggaggaataataacacaaggggataaagatggaggaggaataataacacaaggggataaagatggagggggaataataacacaaggggattaagatggagggggaataataacacaaggggattaagatggagggggaataataacacaaggggattaagattgagggggaataataacacaaggggattaagattgagggggaataataacacaaggggattaagagggaggaggaataataacacaagggaataaagatggaggggggatgatagcacaaggggattaagatggagggggaataataacacaaggggataaagatggaggaggaataataacacaaggggataaagatggaggaggaataataacacaaggggataaagatggaggaggaggaataataacacaaggggataaagatggaggaggaataataacacaaggggattaagattgagggggaataataacacaaggggattaagagggaggaggaataataacacaagggaataaagatggaggggggatgatagcacaaggggattaagatggagggggaataataacacaagggaataaagatggagggggaataataacacaagggaataaagatggagggggaataataacacaaggggattaagatggagggggaataataacacaaggggattaagatggagggggaataataacacaaggggattaagagggaggaggaataataacacaagggaataaagatggaggggggatgatagcacaaggggattaagatggagggggaataataacacaagggaataaagatggagggggaataataacacaagggaataaagatggagggggaataataacacaaggggattaagatggagggggaataataacacaaggggattaagatggagggggaataataacacaaggggattaagatggagggggaataataacacaagggaataaagatggagggggaataataacacaaggggattaagatggagggggaataataacacaaggggattaagatggagggggaatgatagcacaaggggattaagatggagggggaataatagcacaaggggattaagatggagggggaatgattagggattaaggattaagatggagggggaataataacacaaggggataaagatggagggggaatgataacacaaggggattaagagggaggaggaataataacacaaggggattaagatggagggggaataatagcacaaggggattaaaatggagggggaataatatcacaaggggataaagatggagggggaataataacacaaggggattaaaatggagggggaataataacacaaggggataaagatggaggagggaatgatagcacaaggggattaagatggaggaggaataataacacaaggggattaagatggagggggaataataacacaaggggattaagatggaggaggaataataacacaagggaataaagatggatggaataataacacaaggggattaagatggaggaggaataataacacaaggggattaagatggagggggaatgatagcacaaggggattaagagggaggaggaataataacacaaggggattaagatggagggggaataataacacaaggggataaagatggaggagggggaataataacacaaggggattaagatggaggaggaataataacacaaggggattaagatggaggaggaataataacacaaggggattaagatggagggggaatgatagcacaaggggattaagatggagggggaataataacacaaggggattaagatggaggaggaataataacacaaggggattaagatggagggggaatgatagcacaaggggattaagatggagggggaataataacacaaggggattaagatggagggggaataatagcacaagaggataaagatggaggagaaataataacacaaggggattaagatggagggggaatgatagcacaaggggattaagatggagggggaataataacacaaggggataaagatggaggaggaataataacacaaggggataaagatggaggaggaggaataataacacaaggggataaagatggaggaggaggaataataacacaaggggataaagatggaggaggaataataacacaaggggataaagatggaggagggaatgataacacaagggaataaagatggaggaggaataataacacaaggggattaagatggaggaggaataataacacaaggggataaagatggaggaggaggaataataacacaaggggataaagatggaggaggaataataacacaaggggataaagatggaggagggaataataacacaaggggattaagatggagggggaataatagcacaaggggattaagatggaggaggaataataacacaaggggattaagatggagggggaataataacacaaggggattaagatgggggggaataatagcacaaggggattaagatggaggaggaataataacacaaggggattaagatggagggggaataataacacaaggggattaagatggaggaggaataataacacaagggaataaagatggatggaataataacacaaggggattaagatggaggaggaataataacacaaggggattaacatGGAGGGGGAatgatagcacaaggggattaaaatggagggggaataatatcacaaggggataaagatggagggggaatgataacacaaggggattaagagggaggaggaataataacacaaggggattaagatggagggggaataatagcacaaggggattaaaatggagggggaataatatcacaaggggataaagatggagggggaataataacacaaggggataaagatggaggagggaatgatagcacaaggggattaagatggaggaggaataataacacaaggggattaagatggagggggaataataacacaaggggattaagatggaggaggaataataacacaagggaataaagatggatggaataataacacaaggggattaagatggaggaggaataataacacaaggggattaagatggagggggaatgatagcacaaggggattaagagggaggaggaataataacacaaggggattaagatggagggggaataataacacaaggggataaagatggaggagggggaataataacacaaggggattaagatggaggaggaataataaaacaaggggattaagatggaggaggaataataacacaaggggattaagatggagggggaatgatagcacaaggggattaagatggagggggaataataacacaaggggattaagatggaggaggaataataacacaaggggattaagatggagggggaatgatagcacaaggggattaagatggagggggaataataacacaaggggattaagatggagggggaataatagcacaagaggataaagatggaggagaaataataacacaaggggattaagatggagggggaatgatagcacaaggggattaagatggagggggaataataacacaaggggattaagatggagggggaataataacacaaggggataaagatggaggaggaataataacacaaggggataaagatggaggaggaataataacacaaggggataaagatggaggaggaataataacacaaggggataaagatggaggaggaataataacacaaggggataaagatggaggaggaggaataataacacaaggggataaagatggaggaggaggaataataacacaaggggataaagatggaggaggaataataacacaaggggataaagatggaggagggaataatggcacaaggggattaagatggaggaggaataataacacaaggggataaagatggaggaggaggaataataacacaaggggataaagatggaggaggaataataacacaaggggataaagatggaggagggaataataacacaaggggattaagatggagggggaataatagcacaaggggattaagatggaggaggaataataacacaaggggatt from the Hyla sarda isolate aHylSar1 chromosome 8, aHylSar1.hap1, whole genome shotgun sequence genome contains:
- the LOC130284931 gene encoding uncharacterized protein LOC130284931 isoform X2 encodes the protein MFCTRTPQKITIMVGKILPKKLAKGVDFCGVGKYYYIVRSDLTCYMRSTNFNRAEDLEVFSLHPSCRDGDHYLAHKDDLFYIIKGNNYRRVTNMNKDEDSVVYTLHPNCQGGDHYLSAFDYFYIIYQNRGVYRRTKNMNKDEESEEFPLHPNCKDGLYYFGTSDYYYFVKPHDEWGIQYLRSTNFNKNENSEIFSFHPSVINFLPGGLAITKGPSYGTWVCIKTISNDSQTPVEWKKRVTKKTGYEKEKMCSIEHKWNTSLTVSTETGGLSSCIAKATFAMTAEYGGSSVNTERENWSEATEIEETITVTLKANEKIYIWTYELGLGKEPVLHCRDMRILNTSNPPTDNPLPPAAN
- the LOC130284931 gene encoding uncharacterized protein LOC130284931 isoform X1 encodes the protein MEEGFNTLTGPYLASTRITIMVGKILPKKLAKGVDFCGVGKYYYIVRSDLTCYMRSTNFNRAEDLEVFSLHPSCRDGDHYLAHKDDLFYIIKGNNYRRVTNMNKDEDSVVYTLHPNCQGGDHYLSAFDYFYIIYQNRGVYRRTKNMNKDEESEEFPLHPNCKDGLYYFGTSDYYYFVKPHDEWGIQYLRSTNFNKNENSEIFSFHPSVINFLPGGLAITKGPSYGTWVCIKTISNDSQTPVEWKKRVTKKTGYEKEKMCSIEHKWNTSLTVSTETGGLSSCIAKATFAMTAEYGGSSVNTERENWSEATEIEETITVTLKANEKIYIWTYELGLGKEPVLHCRDMRILNTSNPPTDNPLPPAAN
- the LOC130284931 gene encoding uncharacterized protein LOC130284931 isoform X3, giving the protein MVGKILPKKLAKGVDFCGVGKYYYIVRSDLTCYMRSTNFNRAEDLEVFSLHPSCRDGDHYLAHKDDLFYIIKGNNYRRVTNMNKDEDSVVYTLHPNCQGGDHYLSAFDYFYIIYQNRGVYRRTKNMNKDEESEEFPLHPNCKDGLYYFGTSDYYYFVKPHDEWGIQYLRSTNFNKNENSEIFSFHPSVINFLPGGLAITKGPSYGTWVCIKTISNDSQTPVEWKKRVTKKTGYEKEKMCSIEHKWNTSLTVSTETGGLSSCIAKATFAMTAEYGGSSVNTERENWSEATEIEETITVTLKANEKIYIWTYELGLGKEPVLHCRDMRILNTSNPPTDNPLPPAAN